CGCCGCCGGGCCGGGCCCCAGCGGGCCGGAGGCGCCGggccgcggggggggggggcggggcggcctCTCTTATCGGTGCTGACCCCGGACGGAGTGTCACGTGGCGCCGCCTGGACCAGCTGCACTTCCTCCTCCAAGCAGGTGTTCAGGAGCAGGGCGGGAGCGGTTcgtgtgaagagaagggaggggggcgaAGGGGTTATGGCCCagcagaggaagtagaggaggcggaggagacggggggggtgggggaaggttgTCACCAGCAGCATCTCGTGCAGGTGTGCCGCCGCCCGCATGTCACCTTCCGCTCATCACAGCCACGCCGCGCGTCCCTGCAGGCGTGGGCGGCAGGCGGCAGGCAGCCCCACGCCCGGGATGCGATGGCAGCTGGTGGTGTTTCCAGGTTAAGTGTGGGGAGGGGGTCACCGCCTGCAGGGCCCAGGAGGGGGAGGCCGGGCCAGGTCTTGTTTCCAATATGGGCAGCGGGCCGTCGGACGGGTCAGGGCCGGCGTGGCGGAGGGCACCGGCCACACCTCTCTTTGGGGCGTCTGGCGTGCGCGCCGCGTGACGGGCCTGGCCACACAGCTGTTGTCTCAAACTCGCCGCATCAACATTGTCCTTCTCTCACGGGCGGCGGCGGTGCTGGGGCAGTGCCCGGAAGGGCGGGGCGTTAATGCCTTTGGTTTTTGAGGGAGGACAGCACGCCTAGCGGCCTCCTGCAGCTACTGCTGTTTTTCCTGACTGTGGCAGCGGTCATGGAGGGGTCAGCACTTGTCTTGGCGGCGGGGGCGGGTCCGGCGGCCTTGTGGTCCTCGGGCGTCAGCGGAGCAGCACCGTGCGGGTACTTGTGGGCGCTGAGCCGCTGGAGGGCGAGCAGCGGGTCGACGTGTGCGAGGCGCGCCACGTCTTGCTCGACGGCCAGGGCGGCGGCGTTGGCGGGGTGGTGCACGAGAGTGTCCTGCAGCTCCACGATGTAGTCGATCACGTGCTGGATCACCGCCAGCCGGGACAGCTTGCCCGCCTTGGGGCAGCCCGGCACCAGCTGCCGTAACTTGTCCAGGTACTCACGGATCTCCTGCCGCTCCTGCCGCACCTCCGGTGGGCCGCGAGGGGAACGCGAGGTGCCTGACTTCATgacggcggtggcggggtggcactGGGGTCACGCAGGGCAGCCAGGTATCCTCTGACggaccacacacacgcacactcactctTTGGCCACTAGACTCTTGTTTCGTCGGGAGGGCTGCGTCCTGGAGGCTGCGAGCTGCACGGGCTGCGGCGTGAGGGACGGTTGGCGACGCGTGAGGCAGTGGCCGTGCGAGGGCTTGACGTGGCCACACACCAACCAACGTAACGTTGTACACTAGCGTACGGGACCCTCATGGCGGCCTCATATACCTCACTTCATTGATGCTCCACTGGCAGCAGCAGCGGCCCCACGGCGGCCAATGGCAAGGCAGCAGGCGCCGCTAAGCCCCGCCCCGCGGCGCCGCAGCCAACGAGCCAACACGCGGCTGCCGTCATTGAGGGCCCCGCCACGGCGACCCCGGCCTGGGAAACTCTCCGGGAGGGGAAACCTGCCGCTGCCCGGTGCACCCGATTGGTTTTCCCACGAGTAAGTTTGTGCCGCGTTACATAAATACCGCCATTAAGCGCCGCGGGACAGATGTCTTGTgtcaggcggcggcggggggtgaggggtgagggtgggggtgaggggtgtcGTTGCATGCTGAgtggcgagggggggagggagaagggggatgagtgGTCCTCTGTGGTGGGATgtgggagaggacaggaggagaggaagaggagggaggggagggggagggaggggtgataaTAAGGCCTGTGACCTGCCCAAGCTGTGGTTCAGGACCTctacattcctcccctccccctccccccccccctcctgccaACTACCCCTCTTGGTTGTTCTCAcacggcttctctctctctctctctctctctctctctctctctctctcattattattataccTAACTTGTGTCATTAGTTCTTTTAATATTTgccttttatgtattttcttcattttttgtctatttcatttattttatttacatatttgattgattgattgaaattTATGCCTGGGCTTCTATACGttaggatctttttttttttttcttcctttctttctttcacaatcGCACCCTATCGAGCTCCAGTTAATCAATTCTTCTTCGTTAATTCTAGTCACGGCTGGCGGCGAGTCTTCCCTTGCAACGCCTTCCTCTCTTACGGTTCTGAGATAAGTTTTTTTAGGTGTGTGTTGTCTCAAACGGTCCACACACTGTAcattgctttttttattatttttttccattgctGGTGTATATATTGCCTAGTTTTGCTATTTGGTTCTACACATTGTCTTCTTTTGCCCTCTGGTTCAACACACAGGCTTGTCTTCCTCTCTGGTTCAACACACAGGCTTGTCTTCCTCTCTGGTTCAACACACAGGCTTGTCTTCCTCTCTGGTTCAACACACAGGCTTGTCCTCCTCCCTGGTTCAACACACAGGCTTGTCCTCCTCCCTGGTTCAACTCACAGGCTTGTCTTCCTCTCTGGTTCAACACACAGGCTTGTCTTCCTCTCTGGTTCAACACACAGGCTTGTCCTCCTCTCTGGCTCAACACACAGGCTTGTCCTCCTCTCTGGCTCAACACACAGGCTTGTCTTCCTCTCTGGTTCAACACACAGGCTTGTCTTGCTCTCTGGTTCAACACACAGGCTTGTCATCCTCTCTGGTTCAACACACAGGCTTGTCCTCCTCCCTGGTTCAACACACAGGCTTGTCTTGCTCTCTGGTTCAACACACAGGCTTGTCCTCCTCTCTGGTTCAACACACAGGCTTGTCCTCCTCTCTGGTTCAACACACTGTCCTCTCTTGCTGTCTGGCTCTTCCCTTCTACTCGTGTCCCATATAtacgttttttctttcattcctatgtTGGTTTATTCACTATCTGGTTTTGTTGTGTCTTGCTGTCTGGTTCCTCCTTACGCTCGTGTCccagtttttccttcttttgtctagTTTTCCTGGGTCGGGACACGTTAGATTTTATTACACTAACGGGATGGTGAAGCCTCCCAGTCTGTCTCGTGTTAAGGATTCCATATGATTCCACAGTTACTCTCACGGTTCCGCCACGAGATGATTGCCCACAGATACGTATTCCTAATGACCATGGAGACATAAACTTAAATTATCATACAGGATTAGATGGCTTTCGTGAGAGTACACATTATCCAGGgtgtcattctccttccctccttgtcatGATAGCATTTTTTTAACAGTatggaaggcagctcaagggtaaagaaaggaagataaaaaaaagcccgttatagTGTTCCAgggctaatgtgacggagatgagcactgaggccacgcgttgTTATAGTGTATGCTGCTCTACGTGTTCATAAGAGTTCGTTGTATTGGGTTAGCCCTTTCCCTGTGTCTCGGTCCTggacttcatctcctctccttccctcttatcctctactttcttctttatctcctcttcttttcgcttcatctcctctccctttctttcctctgttcttcgtctcctcttcatctctccttccctctttatctcctcttctttcctcttcatctcctctcccctcttcttcatctccttttttcctcttcctctccccttctttcctcttcatctcctcttctttcctcttcatctcctctcccctcttcttcatctccttttttcctcttcctctccccttctttcctcttcatctcctcttctttcctcttcatctcctctcccctcttcttcatctccttttttcctcttcctctccccttctttcctcttcatctcctcttctttcctcttcatctcctttcctcttcatctcttctttttttattcttcatctcctctccccgcttcttcatctcctctcttctcatctcctctcctctcttcacccatctcctctcctctcttcttcatctcctctcttttatGTAACACAGGGGAGTTGGGTAGGGGTGGTGGGGGTAGGTGGTAGTCTTTTTGGCAGGGTCTCCCATAATATTCACTCTCTCCAACGGAACCAGAGAGTACGTAAGACTGAAAGGGATACTTGAACATCTTGACGCTTGAAGAAAGAAGTTGTGACTATTCTGTGTGGTAATACGCTTTCCTAGTGTGATGAAATGGCTCTTTTGCTTTACTAACTTCCCCTTTCTTTATAGCAGGCAAAGtaataaaagcaaaataaaaagaagagataaaaaaagatagataaaaaggagagagtgctattttccctcctccctaaaaaaacaaaaatgttgCCTCACTTTAAAccatctatatttctttatgttctCTATTCctaactatctatatctatttctagctatttctttctctatctctctctaactatctattCCCCCATTTCTATCTAACACCACTAGTTTTTCATTTTCAGGGTGGCTCGTTCGTGTCCCTCCGTTTGGGCATACATAGATAGCGGCTCCTTACCCTTCACCTACCCAGGGTTAGGACAGGGACTCCACAATGATACGGAGATGAGCGCCGAGGCAAGGTATGTgtgttgagggagagagggtggaggagggtggaaatTCCTTAAGTCTCTGTTGATATTTTTAGTCcgtatgaaaatttgaataagaaataCTTAGTTAGtttgtagtggtagttgtagtggtagtgttattagtgctgtgtgtgtgtgtgtgtgtgtgtgtgtgtgtgtgtgtgtgtgtgtgtgtgtgtcctcccatCCTTAATAAGACTGAGCCGAGTTAACTGTATACACGTgactgggtggaggaggaaggctggTTGAATGgacggtggaggagaggtggagtggAGGTGGTTGGAGGAaagtatgggggggggggtggatttCCGCTTAACCAGGTAACATCCGTGACTAGGCCCACCCACTCACGCAAGGTgttcaggtggaggaggaggaggaggaagaaaagggagaacaaggagaaggagaagaacaagatcaagaacaagaaggaaagtagaaaagatcagaaaaagatgatgatgatgaggaggaggagggagaatgaaaagaataaaaaggagaagaacaaaatcaagaacaagaagaaaagtaagaaaaagatgatgatgatgatgagggaaaatgataagaagaaaaagaagaaaaagaggaagaaaaggaggaacttgaagcagaagaagaacaagacaaagaacaagaactagaagaatgaaaaaaaagtagaaaagtacgtagcaaaaaaaaagggaaaaagaagatgaagaagcaaaagaaaaggagACTGAGTGAGTGATTGGTGGAAt
The nucleotide sequence above comes from Eriocheir sinensis breed Jianghai 21 chromosome 17, ASM2467909v1, whole genome shotgun sequence. Encoded proteins:
- the LOC126999817 gene encoding protein extra-macrochaetae-like → MKSGTSRSPRGPPEVRQERQEIREYLDKLRQLVPGCPKAGKLSRLAVIQHVIDYIVELQDTLVHHPANAAALAVEQDVARLAHVDPLLALQRLSAHKYPHGAAPLTPEDHKAAGPAPAAKTSADPSMTAATVRKNSSSCRRPLGVLSSLKNQRH